The proteins below come from a single Xiphophorus couchianus chromosome 20, X_couchianus-1.0, whole genome shotgun sequence genomic window:
- the dnase1l4.1 gene encoding deoxyribonuclease 1 like 4, tandem duplicate 1, with amino-acid sequence MKIASFNIQRLGLKKVSDPSILNNLVQIISRYDIIVILEVVDETGKAVDVLMEALNKEHRYEKQISTRLGRTDYKEQFLFLYRVGLVTLVDLYQSDDKKTEGQDDINRDPYILRFSCPNTVLGDLVMIPVHISPKGAEIELDKLYDLFLDIQKMWKTDNVMILGDFNADGSYVSKKEMKTIRIRSDKNFHWLIGDDVDTTASTKNTNTYDRIVVYGDKMLQAVVKNSAKAFNFQEEYRLSNEQALNISDHYPVEVELLGKTGGADGLKEKAEELDVKDKKPKDEKKKNTAGKGKG; translated from the exons ATGAAAATCGCATCGTTTAACATTCAGAGGCTTGGACTGAAAAAAGTGTCGGACCCCAGCATTCTGAACAACCTGGttcag attatttcTCGTTATGACATCATTGTGATCCTGGAGGTTGTGGATGAGACCGGGAAAGCCGTGGATGTTCTGATGGAAGCTCTTAACAA GGAACATCGCTACGAGAAGCAAATCAGCACTCGCCTGGGCAGAACTGACTACAAGGAGCAGTTCCTGTTCCTGTACAG AGTTGGTCTGGTTACTCTGGTGGACTTGTACCAGTCTGACGATAAGAAGACTGAAGGACAGGACGACATTAACAGAGATCCGTACATCCTGCGCTTCAGCTGCCCGAACACAG TCCTGGGAGATCTGGTGATGATCCCAGTTCACATCTCACCAAAAGGCGCCGAGATTGAGCTGGATAAACTCTACGACCTTTTCCTGGACATTCAGAAGATGTGGAAGACTGAT AACGTGATGATCCTGGGCGACTTTAACGCCGACGGCTCGTACGTTTCTAAGAAGGAGATGAAAACCATCCGAATCCGCAGCGACAAAAACTTCCACTGGCTGATTGGAGACGATGTGGACACAACGGCCAGCACCAAAAACACCAACACATACGACAG GATTGTTGTTTACGGAGACAAAATGCTTCAGGCTGTTGTTAAAAATTCTGCTAAGGCCTTCAACTTCCAGGAAGAATACAGACTCTCCAATGAACAG GCTCTGAACATAAGCGACCATTATCCAGTGGAGGTGGAGCTGCTGGGGAAAACAGGTGGAGCTGATG GTCTGAAAGAGAAGGCGGAAGAGCTCGACGTTAAAGACAAGAAAccaaaagatgaaaagaaaaaaaatactgcaggaAAGGGGAAAGGTTAA